From Pirellulales bacterium, a single genomic window includes:
- a CDS encoding tetratricopeptide repeat protein, which produces MSFVAGTLAAAPIERNPTTPEQAPAAKRPQEVLDAIKRFEGGNPEGAFELLKAASAKNASLAPPRVMLANLFFSDRQKAAGLEQLELAVLESPDDPEPHLIFGDIAVFERRLSDAEAQFAASGPLLAKYSADAGRKASLTSQYYLGLAMVAKMRGQWGAAQKQLAILLDAQPKNSTAHRRMAEALIGAGKTDEALKELQAAVKADPSLPPAASLMAEIYRQIGNSKEVEKWLTRAVEESPHDVRARLAMGKWWLDQGELDEAAAEFAAAEKIDPSSLEVKLAVGTVARLQHDDTRAQHQFESVLEQAPGSFSASNQLALLLAEQTDSSKLRRALEMAEGNLRAAPQSGEAESTLGWIEFKLGKTDEAERHLRAAAARGSISRDTAYFIAKVEFDRGQRDESLRMLRQAVGGRGPFAYAEESKRWLAKLTKPSEAPQK; this is translated from the coding sequence ATGTCGTTTGTCGCCGGCACACTTGCCGCCGCGCCGATTGAGCGAAATCCGACCACGCCGGAACAAGCTCCTGCTGCGAAGCGGCCCCAGGAGGTGCTCGACGCCATCAAGCGTTTCGAGGGCGGGAATCCGGAGGGAGCGTTTGAATTGCTGAAAGCCGCCAGCGCGAAGAATGCTAGCTTAGCGCCGCCGCGGGTGATGCTGGCTAATCTGTTTTTCTCCGATCGTCAAAAGGCCGCCGGTCTCGAACAACTCGAACTCGCCGTGCTCGAATCGCCGGACGACCCCGAGCCGCATCTGATCTTTGGCGACATCGCCGTCTTTGAGCGACGGCTGAGCGATGCCGAGGCCCAATTCGCGGCGAGCGGCCCGCTGCTGGCCAAATACTCCGCGGATGCCGGCCGAAAGGCATCGTTGACCTCGCAGTATTATCTGGGATTGGCGATGGTCGCGAAGATGCGCGGCCAATGGGGCGCGGCTCAAAAGCAGTTGGCGATCTTGCTCGATGCCCAGCCAAAGAATTCCACGGCGCACCGGCGAATGGCGGAGGCGCTCATCGGCGCTGGGAAGACCGACGAGGCCCTAAAGGAATTGCAAGCGGCTGTGAAGGCCGATCCCTCCTTGCCGCCCGCGGCCAGCCTGATGGCCGAGATCTATCGCCAAATCGGCAACTCAAAGGAGGTCGAGAAATGGTTGACGCGCGCCGTGGAGGAATCGCCGCACGACGTTCGCGCTCGCCTGGCCATGGGCAAGTGGTGGTTGGATCAAGGGGAGCTGGATGAGGCCGCCGCCGAATTTGCCGCCGCCGAGAAGATTGATCCGAGTTCGCTCGAAGTCAAGCTCGCGGTCGGCACCGTCGCCCGACTTCAGCACGACGACACGCGAGCGCAGCATCAATTCGAAAGCGTTCTCGAGCAGGCGCCCGGCAGTTTTTCCGCCAGCAATCAGTTGGCCTTGCTTCTGGCGGAGCAGACCGACTCGAGCAAGCTGCGACGAGCATTGGAAATGGCGGAGGGCAATCTCCGCGCCGCGCCGCAGAGCGGCGAGGCCGAATCGACCCTCGGCTGGATCGAATTCAAGCTCGGCAAGACCGACGAGGCGGAGCGCCATCTCCGAGCCGCGGCCGCTCGGGGATCGATCAGCCGCGACACGGCTTATTTCATCGCCAAGGTTGAGTTCGACCGCGGCCAACGCGACGAATCGCTCCGTATGCTGCGCCAAGCCGTCGGTGGCCGAGGTCCATTCGCATACGCCGAGGAGTCCAAACGTTGGCTTGCCAAATTGACGAAGCCGAGCGAGGCGCCGCAAAAATGA